GAGACTTTTTTAAAACGAAGCTACCCGATGGGGTCGAACTAAATATTCCCCGCTTCGGTATTGAGAGCAAACTGATCAGTTTTCTGGGGGACTCGTCCAAACCCGCAGATACAACAACATGGTTTAATTTCGATCGCCTGTTGTTCGACACTGGTAAAGCTGAACTCCAGCCATCTTCACAGGAACAGTTGGGCAATATTGCTGCGATTCTAAAAGCCTATCCCAACGCTCACGTAAAGATTGGCGGCTATACCGATAACACGGGGGACGCAGCTGCAAATGTTGCTCTCTCAAGTGCGCGCGCTAAGAACGTGATGGATGCTTTGGTGGGGGCAGGGATCGATTCGTCGCGGCTCGAGTACAAGGGGTACGGAGATCAGTATCCGGTTGGCGACAATGCCACTGAGGAGGGACGCGCTCAAAATCGCCGCATTTCTCTGCTGGTGACTCAGAAGTAATACCGCGATTGAAGCGGTCGAATAAATGTCTCAGGGGCCGATGCATAGATTTGTATCGGCTTTCTTGTGTGGGAGTACGAAGACAGTTATTGTCCGAGGGCACGAAAACCGCATCTTACCTATCACGATGAAACACACCGACAGATTTACTGGGCGAGTTGAATCCTATGAGCGGTATCGCCTACGGTATCCGCCAAAGGTGATTGAGATCCTGGCGGATCATTGCGGACTGCAGCGGGAACATATGGTTGCAGATATCGGGGCTGGAACAGGCATGCTGGCTGAGCTTTTTCTGGAAAACGGGAATGCCGTTGTAGCGATAGAGCCGAATGATGACATGCGTGCGGCTTGCGAGCAAATGGCAACGGCCTGGCCCGGGCTGACGGTGAGGAGGGCCACGGCTGAAAACACCGCTCTAGCAGACGCCTCGGTGGATTTTGTGTCTGTGGGTCGGGCTTGGCATTGGTTTGACCGAGAGAGGGCCGTGAGGGAGTTCCGACGAATCCTCAGACCGGCTGGTTGGGTCGTTCTGGCGAGCAACCGTCGAAGCCAGGATGGGTCGGCTGAGGCGGAGGCGTATGAAAAAATCTTGATGAAGTTCGGAAGGGACTATCGCGAAACGCACCAGCCGACTCGAAGGATGGTAGAGGTTGCACCTCTGTTTGCTGAGGGAGCGGTGGTTCGTCAGGAGGTGTCTGGGGAACAGGTGCAGACTCTCGACGAGTTCTTGGGGCAGACACAGTCATTTTCCGCAACTCCGAAGCCCGGAGATGGGGGGTATATGGGGATGCAAGTTGCGCTGGAGGATTTCTTCGCGCGGTTCGAGCATGACGGGTTGCTGCACACAGGGACCATCTGTTCGGTCATGGCTTGTCAGGGGAATGGGAGGTCTGGCAGCTAATCATGAGAGGCTATGAAGTTCTGTTCTGTGCAACGCGTCTTATTGTTTCATGCCACCACCTTTCGCCGACGCAGCGTGGTCAAAGAAGCCGCGACGTCACTAACACTCGATGATGTTGAGGGCGAGTCCGGCAAGTGAGGTTTCTTTGTATCGAGATTGCATGTCGAGGCCGGTCTGGTACATGGTGGCGATGATCTGATCCAGGGAGAGTTTGTGGTCGCCGGTTTCGTGCATGGCCATGCGGCAGGCGTTGATGGCTTTGACGGCGCCCATACCGTTGCGTTCGATGCAGGGGATCTGGACAAGGCCGCCTATGGGATCGCAGGTCATGCCGAGGTTGTGCTCCATCGCGATTTCGGCTGCATGTTCGATTTGGGCATTCGTGCCATTGAGTGCGGCGACCAGCCCACCCGCGGCCATGCTGCAGGCTACGCCTACCTCTCCCTGACAACCTACTTCGGCGCCCGAGATGCTGGCGTTTTCTTTGTACAAAATACCGATCGCTGCAGCGGTAAGAAAGTAACGGAGGATGCCCTCTTCCTTCTCTGCTTCGGTTCCATCGATGAAGCGAAGGTAGTAGTTACCGATGGCAGGAATCACTCCGGCGGCTCCGTTTGTGGGAGCGGTCACCACTCTGCCTCCGCCGGCGTTCTCTTCGTTGACGGCCATGGCGTAAACGGTAACCCAGTCGATGGGCGCTAGAGGGTCTTTGGAGCCAATCGTGTTAAGGCGCTCTGCGAGGCGATGGGCGCGGCGGCGAACGTTGAGTCCCCCTGGGAGGATGCCTTCGGTGGCGATACCGCGTTCGGTGCACTGCTGCATGGTTTGCCAGAGGGCGAGGATGCTGGCGCGAATCTTTTGTTCGGCTGAAAGATTGATCTGCGATGAAGCGGATATTGTCTGCGG
This Tunturibacter gelidoferens DNA region includes the following protein-coding sequences:
- a CDS encoding L-serine ammonia-lyase, with product MNTSLFELFKIGIGPSSSHTVGPMRAALRFTRELKEKNLLEQTARVKVDLYGSLALTGIGHGTDRAILLGLLGETPDTVDPYTVETKIAAIRNTNTLALGGSKTIPFSEAEDLNFRRNQMYPDPAVHSHPNGMRFTAFDNAGRKLAEEVFYSIGGGFIVSEAERTAVSATDTRTVPYPFRSAADLLALAKQHNLTIAHLMLANEVALLNDPAISITRPQTISASSQINLSAEQKIRASILALWQTMQQCTERGIATEGILPGGLNVRRRAHRLAERLNTIGSKDPLAPIDWVTVYAMAVNEENAGGGRVVTAPTNGAAGVIPAIGNYYLRFIDGTEAEKEEGILRYFLTAAAIGILYKENASISGAEVGCQGEVGVACSMAAGGLVAALNGTNAQIEHAAEIAMEHNLGMTCDPIGGLVQIPCIERNGMGAVKAINACRMAMHETGDHKLSLDQIIATMYQTGLDMQSRYKETSLAGLALNIIEC
- a CDS encoding OmpA family protein; translation: MAAPLVLGVLGQHVRQNNLSAADLGSTLKAEAPSFQRFLPAGLGSLFGGASNLTAAVPAKVATGNRWLWPVVLLVALLLCLFWFFNRTKAPVSDAVQTASTAAANAGTSALGDFFKTKLPDGVELNIPRFGIESKLISFLGDSSKPADTTTWFNFDRLLFDTGKAELQPSSQEQLGNIAAILKAYPNAHVKIGGYTDNTGDAAANVALSSARAKNVMDALVGAGIDSSRLEYKGYGDQYPVGDNATEEGRAQNRRISLLVTQK
- a CDS encoding class I SAM-dependent methyltransferase, whose amino-acid sequence is MKHTDRFTGRVESYERYRLRYPPKVIEILADHCGLQREHMVADIGAGTGMLAELFLENGNAVVAIEPNDDMRAACEQMATAWPGLTVRRATAENTALADASVDFVSVGRAWHWFDRERAVREFRRILRPAGWVVLASNRRSQDGSAEAEAYEKILMKFGRDYRETHQPTRRMVEVAPLFAEGAVVRQEVSGEQVQTLDEFLGQTQSFSATPKPGDGGYMGMQVALEDFFARFEHDGLLHTGTICSVMACQGNGRSGS